Proteins from one Setaria italica strain Yugu1 chromosome V, Setaria_italica_v2.0, whole genome shotgun sequence genomic window:
- the LOC101772308 gene encoding auxin-responsive protein IAA5, producing MSPPLEPHDYIGLSAVAVAVPPTPTSSSSSSSSPAPPRLTLRLGLPGSESPDRDCCEDDVAAALSLGPLPVAAPAGSAKRAFPADPCPRAGAATKATDGKQSPPAAPPAAKAQVVGWPPVRNYRKNTLAASASKTKAPAEEAASGGGGPMYVKVSMDGAPYLRKVDIKMYSSYEDLSMALEKMFSCFITGQSGLRKSSTKDRLTNGSKADGLQDQEYVLTYEDKDGDWMLVGDLPWDLFSTICRKLKIMRGSDAVGIAPRTIEQTGQNK from the exons ATGTCGCCGCCCCTCGAGCCCCACGACTACATCGGCCTctccgccgtggccgtggccgtgccgccgaccccgacctcctcctcgtcttcctcctcctcgccggcgccgccgcgcctcacGCTCCGCCTCGGCCTGCCGGGCTCCGAGTCCCCCGACCGCGACTGCTGCGaggacgacgtcgccgccgcgctctccctCGGCCCGCTGCCGGTGGCCGCCCCAGCCGGCTCCGCCAAGCGGGCCTTCCCGGCCGACCCctgcccccgcgccggcgccgccaccaagGCCACCGACGGCAAGCAGTCtccccccgccgcgccgccggccgccaa GGCGCAGGTGGTAGGATGGCCGCCCGTGCGGAACTACCGGAAGAACACCCTCGCCGCCAGCGCCTCCAAGACCaaggcgccggcggaggaggccgcgtccggaggcggcggcccgaTGTATGTGAAGGTCAGCATGGACGGTGCGCCCTACCTCAGGAAGGTGGACATCAAGATGTACTCCAGCTACGAGGACCTCTCCATGGCGCTCGAGAAGATGTTCAGCTGCTTCATCACTG GTCAAAGCGGTCTGCGTAAATCATCTACCAAAGACAGGCTTACCAATGGCTCAAAGGCGGATGGCCTCCAAGACCAGGAGTATGTCCTTACATATGAGGATAAGGATGGGGACTGGATGCTTGTTGGGGATCTTCCCTGGGA TTTGTTTAGCACTATCTGTCGAAAGTTGAAAATCATGAGGGGGTCTGATGCTGTTGGAATAG CTCCAAGAACCATAGAGCAGACAGGTCAGAACAAGTAA
- the LOC101755720 gene encoding NAC domain-containing protein 45-like — protein MAGSPPKSPPATFTSHPSAEKLIESYLRARVRSGEKEDEFIHEADLYTKAPGDLTRHFTAATTSDGRKAWYFFTKLRFRGSCTDRVKRAVDTRDGTWCNTKPAQPVHSGDGNGLRIGQSQTFVFVRKEADRQVHLGWVMVELCLGASDPNALCKVYRSKKSKADGGSPVAAMAGAPGSKEADDEASTAAGVEMPGREDEEEEIDAEAAAARPMLKRKAGDKECGAETAAASPGREKAAVGDSAVAATTGEFCVGWWASPGAAEEPNDPSKRKFYIIL, from the coding sequence ATGGCTGGCTCCCCTCCCAAGTCTCCCCCTGCGACCTTCACCTCGCACCCCTCAGCCGAGAAGCTCATCGAGTCCTACCTGCGCGCCCGAGTCCGCTCCGGCGAGAAGGAGGACGAGTTCATCCACGAGGCTGACCTCTACACCAAGGCCCCCGGCGACCTCACCCGGCATTTCACGGCGGCGACTACAAGCGATGGGCGGAAGGCGTGGTACTTCTTCACGAAGCTGCGGTTTAGGGGCAGCTGCACGGACCGCGTGAAGCGCGCCGTGGACACCAGGGATGGAACCTGGTGCAACACTAAGCCAGCGCAGCCCGTGCACTCCGGCGACGGCAACGGCCTGCGGATAGGGCAGAGTCAGACCTTCGTTTTCGTGAGGAAGGAGGCCGATAGGCAGGTGCATTTGGGCTGGGTCATGGTGGAGCTCTGCCTGGGCGCCTCGGACCCAAATGCCCTGTGCAAGGTGTACCGCAGCAAGAAGTCCAAGGCGGATGGCGGGAGTCCTGTGGCGGCAATGGCGGGGGCGCCTGGAAGCAAGGAAGCGGACGACGAGGCCTCCACTGCGGCTGGAGTGGAGATGCCTGGacgcgaggacgaggaggaggagattgaTGCGGAGGCAGCGGCCGCGAGGCCAATGCTCAAGAGGAAGGCGGGCGACAAGGAGTGTGgtgcggagacggcggcggcgtcgcctggACGCGAGAAGGCGGCGGTCGGCGACAGCGCTGTCGCGGCCACGACCGGGGAATTCTGCGTTGGCTGGTGGGCCTCTCCTGGTGCTGCGGAGGAGCCCAACGATCCGAGCAAACGCAAGTTCTATATAATCCTTTGA
- the LOC101772716 gene encoding protein ATAF2 encodes MPQQVPRFHLQFGLSSPSPLPPPGPPRLPQPAAAATAMVRSPSAASKPPCAAFQSHPTDLELVNSYLRPWVETGLKAGPFIHEADVYAADPADLTRRFAPAVAQDGERAWYFFTPLRHKSVRGKRKARTVASGGGCWHNEAKSKPVFTGINGKRQIGHRQSFSFVKKDGGSRLRTGWLMMELRLLKDGAAGKEAQAEGALGNLVLCKVYRSPRNPEPSDPAPDPALKEEATAADDDDESSGATAEDDDDSSDAPEATAAASGPTKKSDEEESSEATVAAPSRHSKADDEISGAGAAAAAPGRKEKAAGDEDSAETSAAAPPARKRKAPDDESSGAAAAPAPAPKRSSGSPGAPAPPSTELQCPHCGTHLVVTLKRPETKSETEIAKDEPAPGASDAPPTRGDARGSSEKNLQFHHFL; translated from the coding sequence ATGCCACAACAGGTTCCCCGATTCCATCTCCAATTCGgactctcctccccctccccccttccACCTCCTGGGCCTCCCCGTCTcccccagcccgccgccgccgccaccgccatggtcCGCTCCCCGTCGGCGGCCAGCAAGCCGCCGTGCGCGGCCTTCCAATCCCACCCCACCGATCTGGAGCTCGTCAACTCGTACCTCCGCCCCTGGGTCGAGACCGGCCTCAAGGCCGGCCCGTTCATCCACGAGGCCGACGTCtacgccgccgaccccgccgacctcACCCGGCGGTtcgcgccggcggtggcgcaggaCGGCGAGCGCGCCTGGTACTTCTTCACGCCGCTCCGCCACAAGAGCGTGCGCGGGAAGCGGAAGGCGCGCACCGTGGCCAGCGGGGGCGGGTGCTGGCACAACGAGGCCAAATCCAAGCCCGTCTTCACGGGCATCAACGGGAAGCGCCAGATTGGGCACCGCCAGAGCTTCTCCTTCGTCAAGAAGGACGGCGGCTCGCGGCTCCGAACGGGGTGGCTCATgatggagctccgcctcctcaaggacggcgccgccggaAAGGAAGCGCAGGCGGAGGGCGCCCTGGGGAATCTCGTCCTGTGCAAGGTGTACCGCAGCCCGCGCAACCCCGAGCCCAGCGACCCCGCCCCCGACCCCGCCCTCAAGGAggaggccaccgccgccgacgacgacgacgaatcGAGCGGCGCAACGgcagaagacgacgacgacagctCCGACGCGCCGgaagccacggcggcggcgtctggaCCCACGAAGAAATCCGACGAGGAGGAATCCAGCGAGgccacggtggcggcgccgaGTCGCCATAGCAAGGCGGACGACGAGATCTCCGGCGCGggcgctgccgcggcggcgcccgggcgcaaggagaaggcggcgggcgacgaggaCTCCGCCgagacgtcggcggcggcgccgcccgcgcgcaAGAGGAAGGCCCCGGACGACGAGagctccggcgcggcggcggcgcccgcgcccgcgcctaAGAGAAGCAGCGGCTCCCCCGGcgctccggctcctccgtcgACCGAGTTGCAGTGCCCTCACTGCGGCACCCACCTGGTTGTCACACTGAAGAGGCCGGAGACCAAATCGGAGACGGAGATCGCGAAGGACGAGCCGGCCCCCGGCGCGTCCGACGCGCCCCCGACGCGAGGCGATGCGCGTGGCTCATCAGAAAAGAATCTCCAGTTCCATCACTTCCTGTGA
- the LOC101773126 gene encoding uncharacterized protein LOC101773126, with the protein MAASFLRPLLPPNPFLSARRPHLLAAPATITTATVRCTAAPKPATSTPKSIQEEASSNREQQLPQADPNGAATPDEASANPNSIPDDETPPSATATTSFAVARRVPSAISPDRRPRTALTQEEPPNYEIGWKRTKQLPLEKPRGWAIADFLEKLDGLMARGRYGSGQLLGTVAGVVTERAREEAEVLVAEGGVEERVVTELFRVLRLVEMDVEMVKAAVKEETVKERVETARARCRQAILVALSL; encoded by the coding sequence ATGGCGGCCTCCTTCCTCCGGCCCCTCCTGCCTCCCAACCCCTTCCTCTCCGCCCGCAGACCTCACCTCCTCGCTGCTCCCGCCAccatcaccaccgccaccgTACGCTGCACCGCGGCGCCCAAACCGGCAACCTCCACGCCGAAATCCATCCAAGAAGAGGCCAGCAGCAACCGCGAACAGCAGCTGCCGCAGGCAGACCCCAACGGCGCCGCCACTCCGGACGAGGCGAGCGCCAACCCCAACAGCATCCCCGACGACGAGACCccgccgtcggcgacggcgaccaccTCCTTCGCGGTGGCACGGCGGGTGCCGTCGGCCATCTCCCCGGACCGCCGGCCGCGGACGGCGCTAACGCAGGAGGAGCCGCCCAACTACGAGATCGGGTGGAAGCGCACCAAGCAGCTGCCCCTGGAGAAGCCCCGCGGGTGGGCCATCGCCGACTTCCTGGAGAAGCTGGACGGCCTGATGGCGCGCGGGCGGTACGGGTCCGGGCAGCTGCTGGGCACGGTGGCGGGCGTGGTGACGGAGCGCGCCCGGGAGGAGGCCGAGGTGCTGGTGGCCGagggcggcgtggaggagcgcGTGGTCACGGAGCTCTTCCGCGTGCTCCGCCTCGTGGAGATGGACGTCGAGATGGTGAAGGCCGCCGTCAAGGAGGAGACCGTCAAGGAGCGCGTCGAGACGGCGCGCGCACGCTGCCGCCaggccatcctcgtcgccctcTCGCTGTGA